The proteins below come from a single Cannabis sativa cultivar Pink pepper isolate KNU-18-1 chromosome 3, ASM2916894v1, whole genome shotgun sequence genomic window:
- the LOC115709782 gene encoding serine/threonine-protein kinase-like protein At3g51990 — protein MGYLSCRAESAVSTANSQNPSAKTTAGVGSGQDKPIKIQHFEYSDLEAATNGFSEQKLLGKGSHGYVYKAVVRGRHVAVKRPSRPQNFTGSRPNSTPEITNEVDNEIEILSKIQNPRLVNLVGFTNINNNNNDSRHNNRLLVVEFMSNGTLYDVLHTNPRPPNWGRRIRLALQTAKAIDTLHCSNPPVIHRDIKSANVLIDRNFNARLGDFGLALRCHVDDYRLRSTPPAGTMGYLDPGYVTPDNLSTKLDVFSFGILLLEIISGRKAIDVGYSPPSIVDWAIPLIKKGKLFSVYDPRISPPRDLIVRKQLAVVAAKCVRSCRERRPAMKDVVVWLSGLSKLVPLHSWNSFNNPCMMIENVGRPVEVINPHSNWFDNNGDGNLDGVDSKYARQIMRNSRRVYSDLGFSSNLMELMAGGTDEETEYRGEADGVVVPKLRSRNRISSTKFGGSERYGIRGKNLSQTCTDKNDVFPLRRNRSIGGGGAEICSRRDDIIPRTSFRSQGAAAIEKIERSSNQ, from the coding sequence ATGGGATACCTTTCTTGTAGAGCTGAATCCGCCGTTTCCACCGCCAATTCTCAAAACCCATCTGCCAAAACAACCGCCGGTGTCGGCTCTGGTCAAGACAAGCCCATTAAGATCCAACATTTCGAGTATAGTGATCTTGAAGCTGCCACAAATGGGTTTTCTGAACAGAAGCTTTTGGGTAAAGGAAGCCATGGATATGTCTACAAAGCAGTGGTCCGTGGACGACACGTGGCAGTCAAAAGACCTTCTCGGCCTCAGAATTTTACTGGGTCACGACCCAATTCGACGCCGGAGATCACCAATGAGGTAGATAATGAGATCGAGATCTTATCGAAAATTCAAAACCCTAGACTTGTTAATCTTGTAGGGTTtactaatattaataataataataatgattcaAGACATAATAATAGACTTTTGGTTGTTGAGTTTATGAGTAATGGTACTCTGTATGATGTTCTACATACTAATCCTAGACCACCCAATTGGGGTAGAAGGATTAGATTGGCTTTACAAACTGCTAAAGCTATTGATACCCTTCATTGTTCAAACCCACCTGTAATTCATAGAGATATTAAGTCTGCAAATGTGTTAATTGATCGTAATTTTAATGCCAGATTAGGTGATTTTGGTTTGGCATTACGTTGTCATGTTGATGATTATAGACTTAGATCAACCCCACCTGCTGGTACTATGGGTTATCTTGATCCTGGTTATGTGACACCAGATAATTTGAGTACTAAACTTGATGTTTTTAGTTTTGGGATTTTGTTGTTAGAGATTATAAGTGGGAGAAAAGCTATTGATGTTGGTTATTCACCACCTTCAATTGTTGATTGGGCTATTCCACTTATTAAAAAAGGGAAGCTTTTTAGTGTTTATGATCCTCGAATTTCGCCTCCTAGAGATCTTATTGTGAGGAAGCAATTGGCTGTTGTTGCAGCTAAGTGTGTTAGGTCTTGTAGGGAGAGAAGACCGGCTATGAAAGATGTGGTTGTTTGGCTTTCGGGGTTGAGTAAACTTGTTCCTTTGCATTCATGGAATAGTTTTAACAATCCTTGTATGATGATCGAGAATGTGGGGCGTCCGGTTGAGGTAATTAATCCTCATTCGAATTGGTTCGATAATAATGGAGATGGGAATTTGGATGGTGTGGATTCTAAGTATGCTAGGCAAATTATGAGGAATTCTAGGAGAGTTTACTCTGATTTGGGATTTAGTAGCAATTTGATGGAGCTTATGGCTGGTGGTACCGATGAGGAGACTGAATACAGAGGTGAAGCTGATGGAGTTGTTGTGCCTAAATTAAGATCTAGAAATCGAATTTCGAGTACTAAATTTGGTGGTAGTGAAAGATATGGCATCAGAGGGAAAAATCTATCTCAAACTTGTACTGATAAAAATGATGTCTTTCCTTTGAGGCGAAACCGTTCAATAGGAGGAGGAGGTGCAGAGATTTGTTCAAGAAGAGATGATATAATTCCTCGAACAAGTTTTCGTTCTCAGGGCGCAGCAGCCATTGAAAAGATTGAGCGAAGCTCTAATCAGTAA
- the LOC115711242 gene encoding protein transport protein SEC31 homolog B, which produces MACIKGVNRSASVALAPDAPYMAAGTMAGAVDLSFSSTANLEIFKLDFQTDDRDIPVVGETPSSERFNRLSWSKPTDSGSEKFGLGLIAGGLVDGSIDIYNPLSLIGSEPSESALVGHLSRHKGPVRGLEFNAMAPNLLASGADDGEIVIWDLANPAEPSQFPPLKGNGSAAQDEISFLSWNSKVQHILASTSYNGTTVVWDLKKQKPVISFSDSVRRRSSVLQWNPDVATQLVVASDEDGSPALRLWDMRNIMSPVAEFVGHTKGVIAMSWCPNDSSYLLTCAKDNRTICWNTVTAEIVCELPASTNWNFDVHWYPKIPGVISASSFDGKIGIYNVEGCSRYGAGDTAFGGAGYLKAPKWYKRPAGVSFGFGGKLVSFQTKSSTGGASSVSEVFVHTVVTEHSLVSRSSDFEAAIQNGEKSLLRTLCEKKLEESESDDERETWGLLKVMFEDDGTARTKLLTHLGFNVPEVAKPDVQDELSNEVNAIGLNDTTEETAGFEGGKDVTAFPTDNGEDFFNNLPSPKAETPLATSGDKFVVDDTVPSTDQVQEESDVMEESVDDPSFDESVQHALVVGDYKGAVAKCISANKMADALVIAHAGGDSLWESTRDQYLKISRSPYLKVVSAMVNNDLLSLVNTRPLKFWKETLALLCSFASREQWTMLCDALASKLSAAGNTLAATICYICAGNIDKTVEIWSKSLSTEHEKSYVDRLQDLMEKTIVLALASGQKRFSASLCKLVEKYAEILASQGLLKTAMEYLRLFGSDEVTPELEILKERIALCESEKHVEQSAPVQPVDVTPSHYQPNPVNPYAEHNGQNSSSLRYVAPPAQNTQMFVPTQLTPQVPKDNFAAAPASIQSSMRTFVPTNPTMLKNVEQYQQPQTSTLGSQLYPNPNNAYQPVAPPNTTFQPVAPPNNAYQPVAPPNNLYQPAPPLNAPLPPQPKPNMSFSTNPYPPREFTPGPVQGPGSMQPPSPTTNTASMQTPAAPPAPPPTVQTAVTSNVPAHLKPAVATLTRLFNETSEILGGSRANPGKKREIEDNSRKIGALFAKLNNADISTNAADQLVKLCQALDNGDFPTALQIQVLLTASEWDECNFWLAPLKRMIKTRQNVR; this is translated from the exons ATGGCGTGTATAAAAGGGGTGAATAGATCGGCGTCGGTGGCGCTGGCGCCGGATGCGCCTTACATGGCGGCTGGGACCATGGCTGGGGCTGTGGATCTATCGTTTAGCTCAACCGCTAATCTTGAGATCTTTAAGCTCGATTTTCAGACCGATGATCGTGATATTCCTGTTGTTGGTGAAACACCGAGTTCTGAGAGATTCAATCGGTTATCGTGGTCGAAGCCTACTGATTCTGGGAGTGAGAagtttgggcttgggcttattGCCGGTGGACTTGTGGATGGGAGCATTGATATCTATAACCCACTGTCGTTGATCGG GTCCGAGCCTAGTGAAAGTGCTCTTGTTGGACATCTCTCAAGGCATAAGGGGCCT GTTCGTGGTCTTGAATTTAATGCAATGGCACCAAACTTGCTTGCATCTGGTGCTGATGATGGCGAGATTGTAATCTGGGATTTGGCCAACCCTGCAGAACCTTCTCAATTTCCACCTCTTAAG GGTAATGGTTCTGCTGCTCAGGATGAGATTTCATTCTTATCTTGGAATAGCAAGGTTCAACACATATTAGCATCTACTTCATATAATGGAACAACAG TGGTTTGGGACCTAAAGAAGCAAAAACCTGTGATTAG CTTCTCCGATTCAGTTAGACGCCGCTCCTCTGTTTTACAATGGAATCCTGATGTTGCTACTCAGCTTGTTGTTGCATCAGATGAGGATGGTTCACCAGCTTTAAGG CTTTGGGATATGCGGAATATAATGTCACCAGTTGCAGAGTTTGTTGGGCACACCAAAG GTGTAATTGCAATGTCGTGGTGTCCGAATGACAGTTCATATTTGCTTACTTGTGCAAAGGATAACCGAACTATTTGCTGGAACACAGTTACTGCTGAG ATTGTCTGTGAGTTGCCAGCAAGCACCAATTGGAACTTTGATGTGCACTGGTATCCAAAAATACCTGGAGTTATATCAGCATCTTCATTTGATGGAAAGATTGGAATTTACAACGTTGAG GGTTGCAGTCGATATGGTGCTGGTGACACTGCTTTTGGTGGAGCAG GATATCTGAAAGCTCCAAAATGGTATAAACGCCCAGCTGGTGTGTCCTTTGGCTTCGGTGGCAAGCTTGTTTCGTTTCAAACTAAGTCGTCAACTGGAGGTGCTTCATCTGTTTCAGAG GTTTTTGTACACACTGTGGTCACTGAACACAGTTTGGTGAGCCGCTCCTCTGATTTTGAAGCTGCAATACAAAATGGAGAAAAGTCCTTATTGAGGACTTTGTGCGAGAAGAAACTAGAAGAATCTGA ATCTGATGATGAACGTGAAACATGGGGTTTGTTAAAAGTTATGTTTGAAGATGATGGAACTGCAAGGACAAAGCTTCTAACTCACCTTGGCTTCAATGTCCCTGAAGTAGCAAAGCCTGATGTCCAAGATGAGCTATCTAATGAAGTAAATGCTATTGGACTTAATGATACCACAGAAGAGACAGCTGGATTTGAAGGTGGGAAAGATGTCACCGCTTTCCCTACTGACAATGGAGAAGACTTTTTCAACAATCTTCCTAGTCCTAAAGCTGAAACACCATTGGCTACATCTGGCGATAAGTTTGTTGTTGATGATACTGTTCCTAGCACTGATCAGGTGCAGGAAGAGTCAGATGTAATGGAGGAGAGTGTTGATGATCCATCATTTGATGAATCTGTTCAACATGCATTAGTTGTTGGAGATTATAAGGGGGCTGTTGCGAAGTGCATTTCAGCTAACAAAATGGCTGATGCTTTGGTTATAGCGCATGCTGGTGGTGATTCTTTGTGGGAGAGCACACGAGATCAATACCTAAAGATTAGCCGCTCACCTTACCTTAAG GTTGTTTCTGCAATGGTGAACAATGACCTTTTGAGTCTCGTAAATACCAGACCCCTCAAATTTTGGAAAGAAACTCTTGCTCTTCTTTGTAGT TTTGCATCAAGAGAGCAATGGACTATGCTTTGTGATGCACTAGCTTCCAAACTGAGTGCTGCTGGTAATACGCTGGCAGCAACTATTTGTTACATATGTGCTGGAAATATTGATAAGACTGTTGAGATTTGGTCTAAGAGTTTGTCAACTGAGCATGAGAAATCTTATGTAGACCGTCTTCAG GACTTAATGGAGAAGACTATTGTCCTTGCCTTAGCATCAGGGCAAAAGCGATTCAGTGCATCATTATGCAAACTTGTAGAGAAGTACGCTGAAATTTTGGCAAGTCAAGGGCTTCTTAAAACAGCAATGGAATACCTAAGATTGTTTGGGTCTGATGAAGTGACACCCGAACTTGAGATCTTAAAAGAACGTATTGCTCTTTGTGAATCTG AAAAACATGTAGAGCAAAGTGCACCAGTGCAACCTGTTGACGTTACACCTTCACATTACCAG CCTAATCCTGTCAATCCTTATGCTGAGCACAATGGACAGAATTCTTCTTCGCTCAGATATGTTGCTCCTCCTGCGCAGAATACTCAAATGTTTGTCCCCACACAGCTTACACCTCAAGTTCCTAAG GACAACTTTGCTGCAGCACCAGCCTCTATTCAGTCTAGCATGAGGACCTTCGTTCCTACAAATCCTACTATGCTGAAAAATGTGGAGCAATATCAGCAACCTCAGACATCTACATTGGGCTCTCAGTTGTATCCTAATCCTAACAATGCATATCAGCCTGTTGCACCTCCTAACACCACTTTTCAGCCCGTGGCACCTCCTAACAACGCTTATCAGCCTGTTGCACCTCCCAACAATCTTTATCAGCCTGCCCCACCTCTTAATGCTCCTCTTCCACCTCAACCAAAGCCTAATATGTCATTCAGTACGAATCCCTATCCTCCTAGGGAATTTACACCTGGACCTGTTCAAGGGCCCGGTTCAATGCAACCACCTAGCCCTACTACTAATACTGCGTCGATGCAAACTCCTGCTGCTCCTCCAGCTCCACCACCTACAGTACAGACAGCTGTCACCTCGAACGTACCTG CTCACCTAAAACCTGCTGTTGCAACCTTGACGAGACTTTTCAATGAGACATCAGAAATATTGGGAGGTTCAAGAGCAAATCCTGGCAAGAAGCGTGAAATAGAAGACAATTCAAGGAAGATAGGCGCCTTATTTGCCAAACTCAACAATGCAGACATTTCTACAAATGCTGCTGACCAGCTCGTTAAGCTCTGCCAAGCCCTCGACAATGGCGATTTCCCCACTGCCCTCCAAATCCAG GTACTTCTGACCGCAAGCGAATGGGATGAGTGCAATTTCTGGCTAGCTCCTCTCAAGCGCATGATTAAGACCAGGCAAAACGTGAGATAA
- the LOC115711461 gene encoding probable 3-beta-hydroxysteroid-Delta(8),Delta(7)-isomerase has product MEGSHDHPYIPRDLKIEGYVPLVLPMSTIVGIYAAASIIVVSIVWIFSGKAKKITTLERWLMCWWAFTGLTHMILEGYFVFSPEFYKDKTACYLAEVWKEYSKGDSRYVARASDIVAVEGLTAVLEGPACLLAIYAIATRKSYSYILQFAISLGQLYGTFVYFITAFLDGDNFAASPFYYYAYYVGANFSWLVIPTLISIRCWKKICSAVGVAQAQPQSSQKKTKTR; this is encoded by the exons atggagggATCTCATGATCATCCGTACATACCCAGAGATTTGAAAATCGAAGGTTATGTTCCATTGGTTCTTCCTATGTCCACCATTGTTGGAATCTATGCTGCAGCTTCAATTATTGTTGTTTCCATAGTTTGGATCTTCTCTG GTAAAGCAAAAAAGATCACAACTTTAGAAAGATGGTTAATGTGTTGGTGGGCATTCACTGGACTTACCCACATGATACTTGAGGGCTATTTTGTCTTTTCACCAGAATTTTACAAGGATAAGACTGCTTGTTACTTAGCTGAAGTTT GGAAAGAGTATAGTAAAGGGGATTCAAGATATGTAGCTAGAGCTTCTGATATAGTTGCTGTTGAAGGACTAACTGCAGTGCTTGAAGGTCCAGCTTGTCTTCTAGCTAT ATATGCAATAGCTACAAGAAAGTCATATAGTTACATTCTTCAATTTGCCATTTCATTGGGTCAACTCTATGGAACATTTGTATACTTCATAACTGCATTTTTGGATGGTGACAACTTTGCCGCAAGTCCATTTTACTACTATGCATACTATGTTGGTGCCAACTTCTCATGGCTAGTCATCCCAACTCTCATTTCGATCCGATGTTGGAAGAAGATATGTTCAGCTGTGGGGGTGGCTCAGGCTCAACCTCAGTCATCCCAGAAAAAGACCAAGACTCGTTAA
- the LOC115711462 gene encoding glyoxylase I 4, translated as MEDDKAKSNNDDGDHGDEQQQQPPLMALNHVSRVCKNVEESIDFYTKVLGFVEIERPPAFDFDGAWLFNYGVGVHLVQSKDHEKLPQPHNLDPMDNHISFQCEDMNAIERKLKELNIKCKKRTVEDDKNGSVIDQLFFNDPDGFMIEICNCENLKLVPAGSLGKIMLPLDRHNPPIQVQPNNNNNNNAHIHN; from the exons ATGGAAGATGATAAGGCCAAATCCAATAATGATGATGGTGATCATGGTGATGAGCAGCAGCAGCAGCCTCCTTTAATGGCTTTAAACCATGTGTCAAGGGTGTGTAAAAATGTGGAGGAGTCTATAGATTTCTACACCAAAGTTTTGGGGTTTGTTGAGATTGAGAGACCACCTGCTTTTGATTTTGATGGAGCTTGGTTGTTTAATTATGGAGTTGGTGTTCACTTGGTTCAATCTAAGGATCATGAGAAGTTGCCTCAACCTCATAATTTGGATCCCATGGACAATCACATTTCATTCCAG TGTGAAGATATGAATGCAATTGAGAGAAAACTGAAGGAGCTAAACATAAAGTGCAAGAAAAGAACAGTAGAAGATGACAAGAATGGAAGTGTTATAGACCAATTGTTTTTTAATGACCCAGATGGATTCATGATTGAGATCTGTAACTGTGAAAATCTCAAACTTGTTCCAGCTGGTTCTCTTGGAAAGATAATGCTTCCATTAGATCGACATAATCCACCTATTCAAGTTCAAcccaataacaacaacaacaataatgctcACATTCACAACTAG